In Oryza brachyantha chromosome 1, ObraRS2, whole genome shotgun sequence, the following are encoded in one genomic region:
- the LOC102709966 gene encoding uncharacterized protein LOC102709966 isoform X2, whose translation MNRLTKTDSRRGRGVPRTHPEGAATGGQAAATHRQSGAIGVPQYAATCAQPVGGWWPASSPSEGLYPPGGFTNYLQSNPFPNHSNGNENFHFVGATMSQSSMSPIDLNATRTPSPAQHSDYVDEQETETINVDEELRTDKRLNWSVGEDKRLASAWLHNSKDPVDGIGRKADKYWADVTEEYNKTIESSRKRNRNQLKIRWDRCKKPLTDFHGCWVNTGRVW comes from the exons ATGAATCGATTAACGAAGACTGATTCTCGCCGAGGTAGAGGTGTCCCTAGAACCCATCCTGAAGGTGCTGCAACCGGTGGTCAAGCTGCTGCAACGCATCGTCAATCTGGAGCGATTGGTGTTCCTCAATATGCTGCAACTTGTGCTCAACCCGTTGGTGGATGGTGGCCAGCATCTTCTCCTAGTGAAGG ttTATACCCACCAGGAGGGTTCACAAATTATCTGCAATCAAACCCATTTCCTAACCATTCTaatggaaatgaaaattttcacttTGTTGGTGCTACAATGAGTCAGTCTTCCATGTCACCAATTGACTTGAATGCTACAAGAACTCCCTCTCCAGCACAACACTCTGATTATGTAGATGAACAAGAAACTGAAACAATTAACGTGGATGAGGAGCTTAGAACTGACAAGCGTTTGAACTGGTCGGTTGGTGAAGATAAACGATTG GCTAGTGCTTGGTTGCATAATTCAAAGGACCCAGTCGATGGAATTGGCAGGAAGGCAGACAAGTATTGGGCAGATGTTACTGAAGAATACAACAAGACAATAGAAAGTAGCCGTAAGAGGAACCGGAACCAACTGAAAATACGTTGGGATCGTTGCAAGAAACCATTAACTGATTTTCATGGATGTTGGGTAAATACAGGTAGAGTGTGGTAG
- the LOC102709966 gene encoding uncharacterized protein LOC102709966 isoform X1 translates to MPAFVAKFSRVRPSRLPPSRGVPRTHPEGAATGGQAAATHRQSGAIGVPQYAATCAQPVGGWWPASSPSEGLYPPGGFTNYLQSNPFPNHSNGNENFHFVGATMSQSSMSPIDLNATRTPSPAQHSDYVDEQETETINVDEELRTDKRLNWSVGEDKRLASAWLHNSKDPVDGIGRKADKYWADVTEEYNKTIESSRKRNRNQLKIRWDRCKKPLTDFHGCWVNTGRVW, encoded by the exons ATGCCAGCGTTCGTCGCCAAATTTTCGAGGGTGCGCCCCAGCCGCCTCCCGCCCTCCCG AGGTGTCCCTAGAACCCATCCTGAAGGTGCTGCAACCGGTGGTCAAGCTGCTGCAACGCATCGTCAATCTGGAGCGATTGGTGTTCCTCAATATGCTGCAACTTGTGCTCAACCCGTTGGTGGATGGTGGCCAGCATCTTCTCCTAGTGAAGG ttTATACCCACCAGGAGGGTTCACAAATTATCTGCAATCAAACCCATTTCCTAACCATTCTaatggaaatgaaaattttcacttTGTTGGTGCTACAATGAGTCAGTCTTCCATGTCACCAATTGACTTGAATGCTACAAGAACTCCCTCTCCAGCACAACACTCTGATTATGTAGATGAACAAGAAACTGAAACAATTAACGTGGATGAGGAGCTTAGAACTGACAAGCGTTTGAACTGGTCGGTTGGTGAAGATAAACGATTG GCTAGTGCTTGGTTGCATAATTCAAAGGACCCAGTCGATGGAATTGGCAGGAAGGCAGACAAGTATTGGGCAGATGTTACTGAAGAATACAACAAGACAATAGAAAGTAGCCGTAAGAGGAACCGGAACCAACTGAAAATACGTTGGGATCGTTGCAAGAAACCATTAACTGATTTTCATGGATGTTGGGTAAATACAGGTAGAGTGTGGTAG
- the LOC102710247 gene encoding oxygen-evolving enhancer protein 1, chloroplastic — MAASLQAAATLMQPAKLGGRPASSAALPSRPSSHVARAFGVDAGCRVSCSLQSDIREVASKCADAAKLAGFALATSALLVSGASAEGAPKRLTFDEIQSKTYMEVKGTGTANQCPTVDGGVDTFPFKSGKYNVKKFCLEPTSFTVKAEGIAKNAPPEFQKTKLMTRLTYTLDEIEGPLEVSADGNIKFEEKDGIDYAAVTVQLPGGERVPFLFTIKQLVATGKPESFSGPFLVPSYRGSSFLDPKGRGGSTGYDNAVALPAGGRGDEEELAKENVKNASSSTGNITLSVTKSKPETGEVIGVFESVQPSDTDLGAKVPKDVKIQGVWYAQLESN, encoded by the exons ATGGCAGCATCACTCCAAGCCGCGGCCACCCTGATGCAGCCGGCCAAGCTCGGcggccgaccggcctcctccgccgcgctccCGTCGCGCCCCTCGTCGCACGTCGCCAGGGCGTTCGGCGTCGACGCCGGCTGCAGGGTCTCGTGCTCACTGCAGTCCGACATCCGGGAGGTCGCCAGCAAgtgcgccgacgccgccaagCTCGCCGGCTTCGCCCTCGCCACCTCTGCGCTCCTCGTCTCG GGCGCCAGCGCGGAGGGCGCGCCGAAGAGGCTGACCTTCGACGAGATCCAGAGCAAGACGTACATGGAGGTGAaggggacggggacggcgaACCAGTGCCCgacggtggacggcggcgtcgacaCCTTCCCCTTCAAGTCCGGGAAGTACAACGTGAAGAAGTTCTGCCTGGAGCCGACGTCGTTCACGGTGAAGGCGGAGGGCATCGCGAAGAACGCGCCGCCAGAGTTCCAGAAGACGAAGCTCATGACCCGGCTGACCTACACCCTCGACGAGATCGAGGGCCCCCTCGAGGTGAGCGCCGACGGCAACATCAAGTTCGAGGAGAAGGACGGCATCGACtacgccgccgtcaccgtgcAGCTGCCGGGGGGCGAGCGCGTGCCGTTCCTCTTCACCATCAAGCAGCTGGTGGCCACCGGCAAGCCAGAGAGCTTCAGCGGGCCCTTCCTCGTGCCAAGCTACCGTGGCTCCTCCTTCCTCGACCCCAAGGGCCGCGGCGGCTCCACCGGCTACGACAACGCGGTGGCGCTCCCCGCCGGAGGCAggggcgacgaggaggagctcgcGAAGGAGAACGTGAAGAacgcctcgtcgtcgacgggCAACATCACGCTGAGCGTGACCAAGAGCAAGCCGGAGACCGGCGAGGTGATCGGCGTCTTCGAGAGCGTGCAGCCGTCGGACACGGACCTCGGCGCCAAGGTGCCCAAGGACGTGAAGATCCAGGGGGTGTGGTACGCGCAGCTCGAGTCTAACTAA